One genomic region from Sorangium aterium encodes:
- a CDS encoding papain fold toxin domain-containing protein, which translates to MSPEAGEDQVSGSLFKPLQCVQCASAMANALKARGIPGQVLQIRAKAGEFIASDLVKSGTTSITRNGYHEAVRVGDTVFDNFFPGGVPYQTYVDSLHAIGGVAIKAVGFWRAVMGLASEIDAIRKNPGEYLTEACVLALGAFLFGYRMANENCAPILHELTRRFEGPDQADACTRAYLSARNTEHALRRVLDALSSMLAAEPALTGSRPANAQLGFVEIVREPIVSGRTGMVLAEPTVDWCANFWKGFLAGLDEVDPNAALHERERFDLFEQWLSDRYAQSGASWYAMIRVFEGADISGLRAFVALWEEFRRSVSGME; encoded by the coding sequence GTGTCCCCAGAAGCGGGGGAGGACCAGGTCTCCGGGAGCCTGTTCAAGCCCTTGCAATGCGTGCAGTGCGCGAGTGCCATGGCTAATGCCTTGAAAGCTCGAGGGATTCCGGGGCAGGTACTGCAAATTCGTGCCAAGGCTGGCGAGTTCATCGCTAGCGACCTCGTCAAATCGGGCACGACAAGCATCACCCGGAACGGCTACCATGAGGCCGTCCGCGTCGGGGACACGGTCTTCGACAACTTCTTTCCCGGAGGCGTTCCATATCAGACGTACGTCGACTCACTGCACGCGATCGGCGGTGTGGCAATCAAAGCTGTTGGGTTTTGGAGAGCAGTAATGGGACTTGCGAGCGAGATCGACGCGATTCGAAAGAATCCGGGGGAGTACCTCACCGAGGCGTGCGTGCTGGCCCTCGGAGCCTTTCTGTTTGGGTATCGGATGGCGAACGAAAATTGCGCTCCGATTCTTCATGAGCTTACAAGGCGATTCGAGGGGCCGGATCAGGCAGACGCATGCACGCGAGCGTATCTGAGCGCTCGGAACACGGAGCATGCCCTTCGACGTGTGTTGGACGCGCTGAGCTCAATGCTTGCTGCAGAGCCGGCATTGACAGGTAGTCGGCCGGCGAATGCACAGCTCGGGTTTGTGGAGATCGTGCGCGAGCCTATCGTGAGTGGGCGAACGGGAATGGTGCTCGCTGAGCCTACCGTTGATTGGTGCGCGAACTTCTGGAAAGGCTTTCTCGCAGGACTGGACGAGGTCGACCCGAATGCAGCTCTGCATGAACGAGAGCGATTTGATTTGTTTGAACAATGGTTGTCCGATCGTTATGCCCAGTCGGGTGCTTCCTGGTATGCGATGATCCGTGTGTTCGAGGGAGCCGACATCAGCGGGCTTCGAGCCTTTGTTGCGTTATGGGAAGAGTTCAGGAGGTCCGTGTCAGGAATGGAATGA
- a CDS encoding DUF6334 family protein, with protein MRRCPPRVLGERAIAYAEGVDDSVRVSEVFPTALSDASIRGTAAPVGWSSAIGCPILWAWVMTNTQGRIDGLQIEFGAVDHPSISLQILVRASTLVLRVL; from the coding sequence ATGCGTCGGTGTCCGCCTCGCGTTCTCGGAGAAAGAGCTATTGCTTATGCAGAAGGAGTCGATGATTCAGTGCGTGTCTCGGAGGTTTTCCCCACTGCTCTTTCGGACGCGTCGATTCGTGGCACAGCGGCGCCTGTCGGATGGTCCTCGGCGATCGGATGTCCCATTCTATGGGCGTGGGTAATGACCAATACGCAGGGCAGGATCGATGGGTTGCAGATCGAGTTTGGTGCTGTTGACCATCCTTCGATTTCGCTGCAGATCCTGGTTCGCGCTTCGACGCTTGTGCTGCGTGTGCTTTAG
- a CDS encoding Eco57I restriction-modification methylase domain-containing protein, whose amino-acid sequence MSRAARLEAAALPPLLDRVDLHRIEAARALDPRTRSELGQFLTPPPVASFMASLFERSCEEIRVLDAGAGVGSLLAAFTASACARRIRPSAIRATGFEIDPRLAAYLRRSARACRDECAGAGIDFTARVIEADFIRSAVEQLDGGRPRPGMPRSFTHAILNPPYKKLNSDTEARAALRRVGLETGNLYTAFLGLAILLLEPGGELVAITPRSFCNGPYFRPFRELFFREMSLRRVHVFESRKAAFAEDKVLQENVIIHAVRGGRCDSVTISSSRGPGGGPLSVRSVPFEHVVRPGDAELFVHVVPDDAGERVAAAFARMPSRLTDLDVGVSTGKVVDFRAREFLRQEPDRGTGPLIYPTHLASGVVRWPKRGKKPNALVDAPGTADLWMPSGNYVLVKRFSSKEERRRVVAALFTPESAPGARIGFENHLNVLHRSGKGLPAVMARGLVAFLNSTLVDTHVRQFNGHTQVNATDLRNLRYPTVEQIERLGRRAPDPGLPHDELDRIVGEVLGLEHVRSAC is encoded by the coding sequence ATGAGCCGGGCAGCGAGACTCGAGGCAGCCGCCCTGCCGCCGCTCCTCGACCGCGTCGACCTCCACCGCATCGAAGCCGCACGGGCGCTCGATCCCCGCACGCGGTCCGAGCTGGGTCAGTTCCTCACGCCGCCGCCGGTGGCGTCGTTCATGGCGTCGCTGTTCGAGCGGTCCTGCGAGGAGATCCGCGTGCTGGACGCCGGCGCCGGTGTGGGCAGCCTCCTCGCCGCGTTCACGGCCAGCGCATGTGCCCGCCGGATACGCCCGAGCGCGATCCGCGCGACTGGCTTCGAGATCGACCCGCGGCTCGCCGCGTACCTGCGTCGGTCGGCGCGCGCGTGTCGCGACGAGTGCGCCGGCGCCGGGATCGACTTCACTGCCCGCGTCATCGAGGCAGACTTCATCCGGTCGGCCGTCGAGCAACTCGACGGCGGCCGGCCTCGCCCGGGCATGCCGCGCTCGTTCACGCACGCGATCCTGAATCCACCCTACAAGAAGCTCAACTCGGACACCGAGGCCAGGGCGGCGCTGCGACGCGTGGGCCTCGAGACCGGCAACCTGTACACGGCCTTTCTTGGTCTCGCGATCCTTCTTCTGGAGCCGGGCGGGGAGCTCGTCGCGATCACCCCCCGGAGCTTCTGCAATGGCCCTTACTTTCGACCGTTCCGGGAGCTGTTCTTCCGAGAGATGTCGCTGCGAAGGGTGCACGTCTTCGAATCGCGCAAAGCGGCGTTCGCGGAGGACAAGGTCCTTCAAGAGAACGTCATTATTCACGCCGTCAGGGGCGGCCGGTGCGATTCTGTCACCATCTCGTCGTCGCGCGGTCCCGGGGGCGGGCCGTTGTCCGTCCGCTCCGTGCCGTTCGAACACGTCGTCCGACCTGGAGATGCCGAGCTGTTCGTGCACGTGGTGCCGGACGACGCCGGGGAGAGGGTCGCTGCCGCGTTCGCGCGCATGCCATCCCGATTGACGGATTTGGACGTGGGCGTCTCGACGGGAAAGGTCGTCGACTTCCGAGCGCGCGAGTTCTTGCGGCAGGAGCCCGACAGGGGCACCGGTCCGCTGATCTACCCGACGCACCTCGCGTCCGGCGTCGTTCGCTGGCCCAAACGCGGCAAGAAGCCGAACGCCCTCGTGGACGCCCCGGGGACCGCCGACCTCTGGATGCCCAGCGGGAACTACGTGCTCGTCAAGCGCTTCTCGTCGAAGGAGGAGCGGCGGCGGGTCGTCGCTGCCCTCTTCACGCCCGAGAGCGCGCCGGGAGCCAGGATCGGGTTCGAGAACCACCTCAACGTGCTCCACCGAAGCGGCAAGGGGCTGCCGGCCGTGATGGCGCGCGGCCTCGTGGCCTTCTTGAACTCGACGCTCGTGGATACACACGTTCGACAGTTCAACGGGCACACCCAGGTGAACGCAACCGACTTGAGGAACCTCAGGTATCCGACGGTCGAGCAGATCGAACGGCTCGGGCGGCGAGCACCTGATCCCGGCCTTCCACACGATGAGCTCGATCGGATCGTCGGCGAGGTGCTCGGCCTGGAGCATGTGCGCAGCGCCTGCTAG
- a CDS encoding MarR family winged helix-turn-helix transcriptional regulator yields the protein MSKQKVLGSPIEQFARMMFSRIIAGLARTLHEEDFSVAQVAALHLVDQEGAMRVTALATSLGLSASAGSRLADGLVQRGLLAREEDPEDRRAKTLALTPLGRRFVDRASVERVRVIMETARSLPEEISAAMLIAVRAFRRE from the coding sequence GTGAGCAAGCAAAAGGTCCTGGGCTCGCCGATCGAGCAGTTCGCGCGGATGATGTTCTCGCGCATCATCGCGGGGCTCGCGCGGACGCTGCACGAGGAGGACTTCAGCGTGGCGCAGGTGGCCGCGCTGCACCTCGTCGATCAGGAGGGCGCGATGCGCGTCACCGCCCTCGCCACGTCGCTCGGGCTCTCGGCCTCGGCCGGGAGCCGGCTCGCCGATGGCCTGGTGCAGCGTGGGCTCCTAGCGCGGGAGGAGGATCCCGAGGACCGGCGCGCGAAGACGCTCGCGCTCACGCCGCTCGGCCGCCGCTTTGTCGACCGGGCGAGCGTGGAGCGGGTGCGGGTGATCATGGAAACGGCCAGGTCGCTGCCGGAGGAGATCTCGGCGGCGATGCTGATCGCGGTCCGCGCGTTCCGGCGAGAGTGA
- a CDS encoding sulfatase-like hydrolase/transferase, whose protein sequence is MKRASSSPGPAVPTLARAWAGRLARSALGASVFGVVAASLDAGWATAGAGDDATFQLATYLADIGVFAPVALVVGLLAGASAIVVDPSGPPSPATLVGALRVRAIGRPADIAAFVPLAVLAAFLWMTLCAHLARALLGLEAAPLLVGTAVAAGALGLGLIAGLAVLALTPPLRRALANASDGRPACVDPAVTGGVALGIAAALFALGVATGGVSGEGGFLGIYGIFKRPELDLRAPALLLVVALAAFLAPAAVRTARAPVALLAALLPLALTTRAASALNAEPAVAQAIERGAPVGGKSLAVLRRLADRDGDHAAALFGGGDCDDHDARVHPLAQEILDNGVDDDCSGGDLTSAALAALAPAPKAAPGADSPGSSAARLPADLNVVLVTVDTLRADLGYAGNQRPVSPNLDGLAARSTVFERAYSLASYTGKSVGPMLIGKYGSETHRNWGHFNKFSEEDTFVAERLKRAGVRTMSVHGHRYFGSFGGLDRGFDVVDMSAAPPEGAPWDVDNKATSAALTDAALRLLGSTENTGGRFFLWVHYLDPHADYLRHDDVAGFGAASQRDLYDGEVAFTDRHIGRLLDAIAAAPFAGRTAIVVTSDHGEAFGEHKMFRHGFELWEELVRVPLLVHVPGAAPSRVSARRSLIDLAPTLLDLMRAPGPGEGAHASDFLSGASLLPDVFLAPGEQAEARDVLIDMPAGPYNDARRSFLRGDMKLTISGGARFELYDLASDPEERKNLWGTPAAKEIEPYYAAARARLREVHVTGARK, encoded by the coding sequence GTGAAGCGAGCCTCGAGCTCGCCGGGCCCCGCGGTCCCGACGCTGGCCCGCGCGTGGGCGGGGCGGCTCGCCAGGAGCGCGCTCGGCGCCAGCGTCTTCGGCGTCGTGGCCGCGTCGCTCGACGCCGGGTGGGCCACGGCGGGCGCCGGCGACGACGCCACCTTCCAGCTCGCCACCTACCTCGCCGACATCGGGGTGTTCGCGCCCGTCGCGCTCGTCGTCGGCCTGCTCGCGGGCGCCTCCGCGATCGTGGTCGACCCGTCGGGCCCGCCGTCGCCGGCCACGCTCGTCGGCGCGCTGCGGGTGCGGGCGATCGGCCGGCCCGCCGACATCGCGGCGTTCGTGCCGCTCGCGGTGCTCGCGGCGTTCCTCTGGATGACCCTGTGCGCCCACCTGGCCCGCGCCCTGCTCGGCCTCGAGGCCGCGCCCCTCCTGGTGGGCACCGCCGTCGCCGCGGGCGCGCTCGGCCTCGGCCTCATCGCGGGCCTCGCCGTCCTCGCCCTCACGCCGCCGCTCCGGCGCGCGCTCGCCAACGCCAGCGACGGCCGCCCCGCCTGCGTCGATCCGGCGGTCACGGGCGGCGTCGCGCTCGGGATCGCCGCGGCCCTGTTCGCGCTCGGGGTCGCCACGGGCGGCGTCTCGGGCGAGGGCGGCTTCCTCGGCATCTACGGCATCTTCAAGCGCCCCGAGCTCGACCTGCGCGCCCCGGCGCTCCTGCTCGTCGTCGCGCTCGCGGCCTTCCTCGCGCCGGCCGCGGTCCGGACGGCGCGCGCCCCGGTCGCGCTCCTCGCCGCGCTCCTGCCGCTCGCGCTCACCACGCGCGCCGCCTCCGCGCTCAACGCGGAGCCCGCGGTGGCGCAGGCGATCGAGCGCGGCGCGCCCGTCGGGGGCAAGAGCCTCGCGGTCCTGCGCCGCCTCGCCGATCGCGACGGCGACCACGCGGCCGCCCTCTTCGGCGGCGGGGACTGCGACGACCACGACGCGCGCGTCCACCCGCTGGCCCAGGAGATCCTCGACAACGGCGTCGACGACGACTGCTCCGGCGGCGATCTGACGTCCGCGGCGCTCGCCGCGCTCGCCCCCGCCCCCAAGGCGGCCCCGGGCGCCGACTCGCCCGGGTCGTCCGCCGCGCGCCTGCCGGCGGACCTGAACGTCGTCCTCGTCACGGTCGACACGCTCCGCGCGGACCTCGGCTACGCGGGCAACCAGCGGCCCGTGTCGCCGAACCTCGACGGCCTCGCGGCCCGCTCCACGGTGTTCGAGCGCGCGTACTCGCTCGCGTCCTACACGGGCAAGAGCGTCGGCCCGATGCTCATCGGCAAGTACGGGAGCGAGACCCACAGGAACTGGGGGCATTTCAACAAGTTCAGCGAGGAGGACACGTTCGTCGCCGAGCGCCTGAAGCGCGCCGGGGTGCGCACGATGAGCGTGCACGGGCACCGCTACTTCGGCAGCTTCGGCGGGCTCGATCGCGGCTTCGACGTGGTGGACATGTCCGCGGCGCCGCCCGAGGGCGCGCCCTGGGACGTCGACAACAAGGCGACGAGCGCCGCGCTGACCGACGCCGCGCTGCGGCTGCTCGGGTCGACCGAGAACACGGGCGGGCGCTTCTTCCTGTGGGTCCACTACCTCGACCCGCACGCCGACTACCTCCGGCACGACGACGTGGCGGGCTTCGGCGCGGCCTCGCAGCGGGATCTCTACGACGGCGAGGTGGCGTTCACGGACCGGCACATCGGCCGGCTGCTCGACGCGATCGCGGCGGCGCCGTTCGCCGGGCGCACGGCGATCGTCGTGACGAGCGATCACGGCGAGGCGTTCGGCGAGCACAAGATGTTCCGCCACGGCTTCGAGCTCTGGGAGGAGCTCGTGCGGGTGCCGCTGCTCGTCCACGTGCCGGGCGCGGCGCCGTCCCGGGTCTCGGCGCGGCGCAGCCTGATCGATCTCGCGCCGACGCTGCTCGATCTGATGCGGGCGCCCGGGCCTGGCGAGGGCGCGCACGCGAGCGACTTCCTGTCGGGCGCGTCGCTCCTGCCCGACGTGTTCCTCGCCCCGGGCGAGCAGGCCGAGGCGCGCGACGTGCTGATCGACATGCCGGCAGGGCCGTACAACGACGCGCGGCGGTCGTTCCTCCGCGGCGACATGAAGCTGACGATCTCGGGCGGCGCCCGGTTCGAGCTCTACGACCTGGCGAGCGACCCGGAGGAGCGGAAGAACCTCTGGGGCACGCCGGCGGCGAAGGAGATCGAGCCGTACTACGCGGCGGCGCGGGCGCGCCTCCGCGAGGTCCACGTGACCGGCGCGCGGAAGTGA
- a CDS encoding tyrosine recombinase XerC, which translates to MHARRSGDRSGGTTLEQAIARFLTYLTAERRASRHTVDAYRRDLEQLARFAREKAAANADHRPAPARSKASAAGKASAAGKAPAAGKAPATGEAPSPDEAPAVDGLDVLLLRGWLGSLARTHAPASIARKVGAARALLRYLERRGEVDKNAAAQLALPKVRRPLPTFLDVDAAAEVMEIPGAETAEGLRDRAMLETLYGAGLRVSELCGLDLAHVDRHPADRAAVRVVGKGNKERIVPLGSHALAAIERYLERRDELTDPTTGARDPRALFLSRRGARIGVRRVQALVQRYGALGAGRADLHPHALRHTCATHLLDGGADLRAIQKLLGHASLATTQRYTHVSIDHLLKVYDAAHPMARKRSPA; encoded by the coding sequence ATGCACGCGCGGCGGAGCGGCGATCGATCCGGCGGGACCACGCTGGAGCAGGCGATCGCGCGTTTCCTGACCTACCTCACGGCCGAGCGGCGGGCCTCGCGCCACACCGTGGACGCGTACCGGCGCGACCTCGAGCAGCTCGCGCGCTTCGCCCGCGAGAAGGCGGCCGCGAACGCCGACCACCGCCCTGCGCCAGCGCGCAGCAAGGCCTCGGCCGCCGGCAAGGCCTCGGCCGCCGGCAAGGCCCCGGCCGCCGGCAAGGCCCCGGCCACCGGCGAGGCTCCCTCTCCGGACGAGGCCCCGGCCGTGGATGGCCTCGACGTGCTCCTCCTGCGCGGCTGGCTGGGCTCGCTCGCGCGCACCCACGCGCCCGCCTCGATCGCGCGCAAGGTGGGCGCCGCCCGCGCCCTGCTCCGCTACCTGGAGCGGCGCGGCGAGGTCGACAAGAACGCGGCGGCCCAGCTCGCCCTGCCCAAGGTCCGGCGCCCGCTGCCCACCTTCCTGGACGTCGACGCCGCCGCCGAGGTCATGGAGATCCCCGGCGCCGAGACGGCCGAGGGGCTCCGCGACCGCGCCATGCTGGAGACCCTCTACGGCGCAGGCCTGCGCGTCTCCGAGCTCTGCGGGCTCGACCTCGCCCACGTCGACCGGCACCCGGCCGACAGGGCCGCGGTGCGCGTCGTCGGCAAGGGCAACAAGGAGCGGATCGTCCCGCTCGGCTCCCACGCCCTCGCCGCCATCGAGCGCTACCTCGAGCGGCGCGACGAGCTCACCGATCCGACGACCGGCGCCCGCGACCCCCGCGCCCTCTTCCTGTCCCGCCGCGGCGCGCGCATCGGGGTGCGCCGCGTCCAGGCGCTGGTGCAGCGCTACGGCGCGCTCGGCGCCGGCCGGGCCGACCTGCACCCGCACGCGCTCCGGCACACCTGCGCGACCCACCTGCTCGACGGCGGCGCCGACCTCCGGGCCATCCAGAAGCTGCTCGGGCACGCCTCGCTCGCCACCACGCAGCGGTACACGCACGTCTCGATCGACCACCTGCTCAAGGTCTACGACGCCGCTCACCCCATGGCGCGGAAGCGGAGCCCGGCGTGA